The Electrophorus electricus isolate fEleEle1 chromosome 19, fEleEle1.pri, whole genome shotgun sequence genome has a segment encoding these proteins:
- the LOC113581822 gene encoding uncharacterized protein LOC113581822 isoform X1 produces MQTQKGLCTKMSVVLYVISLVFSEMFGNLQGKILQLDSVLTFKEGEDVELTCFHPKEQMHKVLWYKQPVGQKPLLVISSYHLSLPFNFHNDFDKLKRFHLSRSAGSSNLTITKTIPSDSAVYYCAGSFSNIVIFGPGTVLMLKGKDSNKYTVVQNTVPQLLQPGDSVTLQCTVLSERCAGGHNVYWFRDGLRDSHPGIIYTHGDRSDQCKKSTELHSPTRSCAYKLPKRNLSSSDAGTYYCAVSACGEILFGNGTKLDLDVFYVSGVPDGKSIYMFMIVGLAVLLLISLAINILLCVTRRKKDTQRITNCPSQQFNSNDTMSAAQYHTTDVLNYAALKFTAQSTRMKRERHQEETLYSGITCQNLI; encoded by the exons atgcagactCAAAAAGGGCTGTGCACTAAAATGTCAGTTGTGCTTTATGTGATATCTTTGGTCTTCTCTGAAATGT TTGGAAATCTTCAAGGAAAGATTTTGCAGCTAGATTCTGTTCTGACTTTTAAAGAAGGAGAAGATGTGGAGTTGACTTGCTTTCATCCAAAAGAACAAATGCACAAGGTGTTGTGGTACAAACAACCGGTGGGACAGAAGCCTTTACTGGTCATCTCTTCATATCACTTAAGCCTACCCTTTAATTTCCATAATGATTTTGACAAGCTGAAACGTTTTCATTTATCAAGGTCAGCTGGCAGCTCAAATTTAACTATAACAAAAACTATTCCATCTGATTCAGCAGTGTACTATTGTGCTGGATCTTTCTCAAATATTGTCATCTTTGGTCCTGGCACAGTTTTGATGCTGAAAG GTAAAGattcaaataaatatactgTTGTACAGAACACCGTACCACAGCTACTTCAGCCTGGAGactctgtgactctacagtgCACAGTCCTCTCTGAGAGATGTGCAGGAGGACACAATGTCTACTGGTTCAGAGATGGCTTGAGAGACTCTCATCCAGGAATCATTTACACTCATGGAGACAGGAGTGATCAGTGTAAGAAGAGCACAGAGCTTCACTCTCCTACACGGAGTTGTGCCTACAAGCTCCCTAAGAGGAACCTCAGCTCCTCTGATGCTGGAACTTACTACTGTGCTGTGAGTGCATGTGGAGAGATCCTCTTTGGGAATGGAACTAAACTAGACTTGGACG ttttttatgTTTCAGGTGTGCCTGATGGCAAGAGCATATACATGTTCATGATAGTTGGCTTGGCAGTGCTATTACTTATAAGCTTGGCCATCAATATTCTTTTATGTGTAACACGCAGAAAAAAAG ACACCCAGCGCATTACAAACTGCCCATCACAGCAATTCAATTCTAACGACACTATGTCAGCAGCACAG TACCATACAACTGATGTGTTGAACTATGCTGCCTTAAAATTTACTGCACAAAGCACAAGAATGAAGAGAGAGCGACACCAAGAGGAAACGCTGTACTCAGGCATAACATGTCAAAACCTTATATGA
- the LOC113581822 gene encoding uncharacterized protein LOC113581822 isoform X2, whose translation MQTQKGLCTKMSVVLYVISLVFSEMFGNLQGKILQLDSVLTFKEGEDVELTCFHPKEQMHKVLWYKQPVGQKPLLVISSYHLSLPFNFHNDFDKLKRFHLSRSAGSSNLTITKTIPSDSAVYYCAGSFSNIVIFGPGTVLMLKGKDSNKYTVVQNTVPQLLQPGDSVTLQCTVLSERCAGGHNVYWFRDGLRDSHPGIIYTHGDRSDQCKKSTELHSPTRSCAYKLPKRNLSSSDAGTYYCAVSACGEILFGNGTKLDLDGVPDGKSIYMFMIVGLAVLLLISLAINILLCVTRRKKDTQRITNCPSQQFNSNDTMSAAQYHTTDVLNYAALKFTAQSTRMKRERHQEETLYSGITCQNLI comes from the exons atgcagactCAAAAAGGGCTGTGCACTAAAATGTCAGTTGTGCTTTATGTGATATCTTTGGTCTTCTCTGAAATGT TTGGAAATCTTCAAGGAAAGATTTTGCAGCTAGATTCTGTTCTGACTTTTAAAGAAGGAGAAGATGTGGAGTTGACTTGCTTTCATCCAAAAGAACAAATGCACAAGGTGTTGTGGTACAAACAACCGGTGGGACAGAAGCCTTTACTGGTCATCTCTTCATATCACTTAAGCCTACCCTTTAATTTCCATAATGATTTTGACAAGCTGAAACGTTTTCATTTATCAAGGTCAGCTGGCAGCTCAAATTTAACTATAACAAAAACTATTCCATCTGATTCAGCAGTGTACTATTGTGCTGGATCTTTCTCAAATATTGTCATCTTTGGTCCTGGCACAGTTTTGATGCTGAAAG GTAAAGattcaaataaatatactgTTGTACAGAACACCGTACCACAGCTACTTCAGCCTGGAGactctgtgactctacagtgCACAGTCCTCTCTGAGAGATGTGCAGGAGGACACAATGTCTACTGGTTCAGAGATGGCTTGAGAGACTCTCATCCAGGAATCATTTACACTCATGGAGACAGGAGTGATCAGTGTAAGAAGAGCACAGAGCTTCACTCTCCTACACGGAGTTGTGCCTACAAGCTCCCTAAGAGGAACCTCAGCTCCTCTGATGCTGGAACTTACTACTGTGCTGTGAGTGCATGTGGAGAGATCCTCTTTGGGAATGGAACTAAACTAGACTTGGACG GTGTGCCTGATGGCAAGAGCATATACATGTTCATGATAGTTGGCTTGGCAGTGCTATTACTTATAAGCTTGGCCATCAATATTCTTTTATGTGTAACACGCAGAAAAAAAG ACACCCAGCGCATTACAAACTGCCCATCACAGCAATTCAATTCTAACGACACTATGTCAGCAGCACAG TACCATACAACTGATGTGTTGAACTATGCTGCCTTAAAATTTACTGCACAAAGCACAAGAATGAAGAGAGAGCGACACCAAGAGGAAACGCTGTACTCAGGCATAACATGTCAAAACCTTATATGA
- the LOC113581822 gene encoding uncharacterized protein LOC113581822 isoform X3: protein MLKGKDSNKYTVVQNTVPQLLQPGDSVTLQCTVLSERCAGGHNVYWFRDGLRDSHPGIIYTHGDRSDQCKKSTELHSPTRSCAYKLPKRNLSSSDAGTYYCAVSACGEILFGNGTKLDLDVFYVSGVPDGKSIYMFMIVGLAVLLLISLAINILLCVTRRKKDTQRITNCPSQQFNSNDTMSAAQYHTTDVLNYAALKFTAQSTRMKRERHQEETLYSGITCQNLI from the exons ATGCTGAAAG GTAAAGattcaaataaatatactgTTGTACAGAACACCGTACCACAGCTACTTCAGCCTGGAGactctgtgactctacagtgCACAGTCCTCTCTGAGAGATGTGCAGGAGGACACAATGTCTACTGGTTCAGAGATGGCTTGAGAGACTCTCATCCAGGAATCATTTACACTCATGGAGACAGGAGTGATCAGTGTAAGAAGAGCACAGAGCTTCACTCTCCTACACGGAGTTGTGCCTACAAGCTCCCTAAGAGGAACCTCAGCTCCTCTGATGCTGGAACTTACTACTGTGCTGTGAGTGCATGTGGAGAGATCCTCTTTGGGAATGGAACTAAACTAGACTTGGACG ttttttatgTTTCAGGTGTGCCTGATGGCAAGAGCATATACATGTTCATGATAGTTGGCTTGGCAGTGCTATTACTTATAAGCTTGGCCATCAATATTCTTTTATGTGTAACACGCAGAAAAAAAG ACACCCAGCGCATTACAAACTGCCCATCACAGCAATTCAATTCTAACGACACTATGTCAGCAGCACAG TACCATACAACTGATGTGTTGAACTATGCTGCCTTAAAATTTACTGCACAAAGCACAAGAATGAAGAGAGAGCGACACCAAGAGGAAACGCTGTACTCAGGCATAACATGTCAAAACCTTATATGA